A window of the Kosakonia sp. BYX6 genome harbors these coding sequences:
- the bglX gene encoding beta-glucosidase BglX, whose protein sequence is MKWLCSVGVAVSLALQPALAEEMFGNHPLTPEARDAFVTDLLKKMTVDEKIGQLRLISVGPDNPKEAIRDMIKESQVGAIFNTVTRSDIRAMQDQAMQLSRLKIPLFFAYDVVHGQRTVFPISLGLASSFNLDAVKTVGRISAYEAADDGLNMTWAPMVDVSRDPRWGRASEGFGEDTFLTSEMGRTMVEAMQGKSPADRYSVMTSVKHYAAYGAVEGGKEYNTVDMSPQRLFNDYMPPYKAALDAGSGGVMVALNSLNGTPASSDSWLLKDLLRDEWHFKGITISDHGAIKELIKHGTAADPEDAVRVALKSGINMSMSDEYYSKYLPGLIRSGKVTMAELDDAARHVLNVKYDMGLFNDPYSHLGAKETDPQDTNAESRLHRKEAREVARESLVLLKNRLETLPLKKSGTVAVVGPLADSKRDSMGSWSAAGVADQSVTVLTGIREALAGKGEVVYAKGANVTNDKDIVNFLNLYEPAVVVDPRTPKAMIDEAVAAANKSDVVVAVVGEAQGMAHEASSRTDITIPQSQRDLITALKATGKPLVLVLMNGRPLALVKEDQQADAILETWFAGTEGGNAIADVLFGDYNPSGKLPMSFPRSVGQIPVYYSHLNTGRPYNADKPNKYTSRYFDEANGPLYPFGYGLSYTTFKVSDVKMSAPTMTRTGKVTASVDVTNTGKREGDTVIQMYVQDVTASMSRPVKQLRGFDKVNLKPGETKTVSFPIDVNALKFWNQQMKYDAEPGKFNVFIGVDSARVNQGEFELR, encoded by the coding sequence ATGAAATGGCTATGTTCTGTAGGTGTCGCTGTTAGCCTTGCGCTGCAACCTGCGTTGGCGGAAGAGATGTTCGGCAACCATCCACTGACGCCGGAAGCAAGGGATGCCTTTGTCACGGATCTGCTCAAAAAAATGACGGTCGATGAAAAAATCGGCCAACTGCGGTTAATCAGCGTCGGGCCGGATAACCCGAAAGAAGCCATTCGCGACATGATCAAAGAGAGCCAGGTCGGCGCCATTTTTAACACCGTCACCCGGTCTGATATCCGCGCCATGCAAGACCAGGCTATGCAGTTAAGCCGCCTGAAAATTCCTCTCTTTTTCGCCTATGACGTCGTGCACGGTCAACGTACCGTTTTCCCCATTAGCCTCGGACTGGCCTCCAGTTTTAACCTTGACGCCGTCAAAACCGTTGGGCGTATTTCCGCGTATGAAGCCGCCGATGACGGCCTGAACATGACCTGGGCGCCGATGGTGGACGTCTCGCGCGATCCGCGCTGGGGCCGCGCATCGGAAGGTTTCGGCGAAGATACCTTCCTGACGTCTGAAATGGGCAGAACCATGGTGGAAGCGATGCAGGGCAAAAGCCCGGCGGATCGCTACTCGGTGATGACCAGCGTGAAACACTACGCCGCTTATGGCGCGGTGGAAGGCGGGAAAGAGTACAACACCGTCGATATGAGCCCGCAGCGTCTGTTCAACGACTATATGCCGCCGTACAAAGCCGCGCTCGACGCCGGTAGCGGTGGGGTGATGGTGGCGCTCAACTCGCTGAACGGCACCCCCGCGTCGTCTGATTCCTGGCTGCTTAAAGATCTGCTGCGTGATGAGTGGCACTTTAAAGGCATCACCATTTCTGACCACGGCGCCATCAAAGAGCTGATCAAACACGGCACGGCTGCCGACCCGGAAGACGCGGTGCGCGTGGCGCTGAAGTCCGGCATCAACATGAGCATGAGCGACGAGTACTACAGCAAATACCTGCCGGGGCTTATCAGGTCTGGCAAGGTGACAATGGCGGAACTGGACGACGCCGCGCGCCACGTGCTGAACGTGAAATACGATATGGGTCTGTTTAACGATCCGTACAGCCATCTCGGCGCGAAAGAGACCGATCCGCAAGACACCAATGCCGAAAGCCGCCTGCATCGCAAAGAAGCGCGGGAAGTGGCGCGCGAAAGCCTGGTGCTGTTGAAAAACCGCCTCGAAACGCTGCCGCTGAAAAAATCCGGTACTGTGGCCGTTGTTGGGCCGCTGGCGGACAGCAAACGCGATTCGATGGGGAGTTGGTCTGCGGCGGGCGTTGCCGATCAATCCGTGACCGTGCTGACCGGTATCCGCGAGGCGCTGGCCGGGAAAGGCGAGGTGGTGTACGCCAAAGGGGCGAATGTCACCAACGACAAAGATATCGTCAACTTCCTGAACCTGTACGAACCGGCGGTGGTGGTCGATCCGCGTACGCCGAAAGCGATGATTGATGAGGCGGTCGCGGCGGCGAACAAATCGGATGTTGTTGTCGCGGTGGTGGGCGAAGCGCAGGGCATGGCTCATGAAGCGTCGAGCCGTACCGATATCACCATTCCGCAAAGCCAGCGCGATCTGATTACCGCGCTGAAAGCGACCGGCAAACCGCTGGTGTTGGTGCTGATGAACGGTCGTCCGCTGGCGCTGGTGAAAGAAGATCAGCAAGCCGATGCGATTCTGGAAACCTGGTTCGCCGGTACTGAAGGCGGCAACGCCATTGCCGATGTGCTGTTCGGCGATTACAACCCGTCCGGTAAACTGCCGATGTCCTTCCCGCGCTCTGTCGGGCAAATCCCGGTTTACTACAGCCATCTCAACACAGGCCGCCCGTACAATGCGGATAAGCCGAACAAATACACCTCGCGTTACTTCGACGAAGCCAACGGGCCGCTGTATCCGTTTGGTTATGGCCTGAGTTACACCACGTTCAAGGTGTCCGACGTGAAAATGTCCGCTCCGACGATGACGCGCACCGGCAAAGTGACCGCCAGCGTGGACGTCACCAACACCGGCAAGCGCGAAGGCGACACGGTCATCCAGATGTATGTGCAGGATGTCACTGCGTCGATGAGCCGTCCGGTCAAACAGTTGCGCGGCTTTGACAAGGTGAACCTGAAACCGGGTGAAACCAAAACCGTCAGCTTTCCGATCGACGTGAACGCGTTGAAGTTCTGGAACCAGCAGATGAAATACGATGCGGAACCTGGCAAATTCAATGTCTTTATTGGTGTCGATTCCGCTCGCGTTAATCAAGGCGAGTTCGAATTGCGCTAA
- the pbpG gene encoding D-alanyl-D-alanine endopeptidase — MQKFRVSLLSLALLLSAPIAPIALAKTPVATTAAQPEIASGSAMIVDLQTNNVIYSSHPDLVRPIASITKLMTAMVVLDARLPLDEKLSVDISQTPEMKGIYSRVRLNSEISRKDMLLLALMSSENRAAASLAHHYPGGYQAFIAAMNAKAKALGMSNTRYVEPTGLSIHNVSTARDLSKLLIATKQYPLIGQLSTTREEMATFANPAYTLPFRNTNHLVYRDNWNIQLTKTGFTNAAGHCLVMRTVINNKPVALVVMDAFGKFTHFADASRLRTWIETGKVQPVPAAALSYKRQKAAQMAQNPALNAGELTAQND, encoded by the coding sequence ATGCAGAAATTTCGAGTTTCCTTATTAAGCCTGGCTTTATTGCTGAGTGCGCCCATAGCGCCGATTGCGCTAGCGAAAACCCCAGTTGCGACAACGGCCGCGCAACCTGAAATCGCGTCGGGCAGCGCGATGATTGTCGATCTGCAAACCAACAACGTTATCTATTCCAGCCACCCGGATCTGGTGCGCCCCATCGCGTCGATCACCAAATTGATGACCGCGATGGTGGTGCTGGATGCCCGCCTGCCGCTGGATGAAAAACTCTCTGTTGATATCAGCCAAACGCCGGAAATGAAGGGGATTTACTCCCGCGTGCGTTTGAACAGCGAAATCAGCCGCAAAGATATGCTGCTGCTGGCGCTGATGTCCTCGGAAAACCGTGCCGCTGCGAGCCTCGCGCATCACTATCCGGGCGGTTATCAGGCCTTTATCGCGGCGATGAATGCCAAAGCCAAAGCGCTTGGCATGAGCAATACCCGTTATGTTGAACCGACCGGGCTGTCGATTCATAACGTTTCAACCGCCCGCGATCTCAGCAAGCTGCTGATTGCCACCAAACAGTACCCGCTGATTGGGCAACTGAGCACCACGCGCGAAGAGATGGCGACGTTCGCCAACCCGGCGTATACGCTGCCGTTTCGCAATACCAACCACCTGGTCTACCGCGATAACTGGAACATTCAGTTGACGAAAACCGGCTTTACCAATGCGGCAGGCCACTGCCTGGTGATGCGCACCGTGATCAACAATAAACCGGTGGCGCTGGTGGTGATGGATGCGTTCGGCAAATTTACACACTTTGCCGATGCCAGCCGTTTACGCACGTGGATTGAAACCGGGAAAGTGCAGCCGGTTCCGGCGGCGGCACTGAGCTATAAGCGCCAGAAAGCGGCGCAAATGGCGCAAAACCCGGCGCTGAATGCCGGGGAACTCACCGCGCAAAACGATTAA
- the osmF gene encoding glycine betaine ABC transporter substrate-binding protein OsmF, whose translation MTITKKIACSVALMAAVSLPLQAAEPIKVGSKIDTEGALLGNIILQVLESHGVKTVNKVQLGTTPVVRGAITSGELDIYPEYTGNGAFFFKDENDAAWKNAQQGYEKVKKLDAEKNKLVWLTPAPANNTWTIAVRQDLAQKNKLNSLEDLSRYLKEGGEFKLAASAEFIERTDALPAFQKAYGFTLKQDQLLSLAGGDTAVTIKAAAQQTSGVNAAMAYGTDGPVAALGLQTLSDPKGVQPIYAPTPVVREAVLKAYPELDAWLKPVFASLDEKTLQKLNASIAVEGLDAKKVAADYLKEKGLVK comes from the coding sequence ATGACAATCACCAAGAAGATTGCCTGCTCAGTGGCATTGATGGCCGCCGTGAGCTTACCGTTGCAGGCGGCGGAGCCGATTAAAGTGGGTTCCAAAATTGATACCGAAGGGGCGCTGCTCGGCAATATCATTTTGCAAGTACTGGAAAGTCATGGCGTAAAAACAGTCAATAAAGTTCAGCTTGGCACCACGCCGGTGGTACGCGGCGCAATCACCTCTGGCGAGCTGGATATCTACCCGGAATACACCGGCAATGGCGCGTTCTTCTTTAAAGACGAAAATGACGCGGCATGGAAAAACGCGCAGCAGGGCTACGAGAAAGTGAAAAAACTCGACGCCGAAAAGAACAAGCTGGTCTGGCTGACGCCGGCCCCGGCGAATAATACCTGGACCATCGCGGTTCGTCAGGACCTGGCGCAGAAAAATAAACTCAACTCATTAGAGGATCTCAGCCGTTACCTGAAAGAGGGCGGTGAATTCAAACTCGCCGCGTCGGCGGAATTCATTGAGCGCACCGATGCGCTGCCCGCCTTCCAGAAAGCGTATGGTTTTACGCTTAAACAGGATCAATTGCTGTCGCTGGCCGGTGGCGATACGGCGGTGACCATCAAAGCCGCCGCGCAGCAAACCTCCGGCGTGAATGCCGCGATGGCTTATGGCACCGACGGCCCGGTCGCGGCGCTGGGCTTACAAACCCTCAGCGATCCGAAAGGCGTACAGCCGATTTATGCGCCAACGCCGGTGGTGCGCGAAGCCGTGCTGAAAGCCTACCCGGAACTGGACGCGTGGCTGAAACCGGTCTTCGCCAGCCTGGATGAAAAAACGCTGCAAAAACTCAATGCCAGCATTGCCGTTGAAGGGCTGGATGCGAAGAAAGTGGCAGCGGATTACCTGAAAGAAAAAGGTCTGGTGAAATAA
- a CDS encoding Yip1 family protein, protein MNHVWGLFSHPDREMQVIKSEDETVSHHYTHHVLVMAAIPVICAFIGTTQIGWNFGENNVVMLSWFTGLSLAVLFYALMLAGVAVMGRVIWWMARNYPQRPSLTRCMVFAGYVATPLFLSGIVALYPLVWLCALIGTVALFYTGYLLYVGIPTFLNINKEEGLSFSSSTLAIGVLVLEVLLALTVILWGYGYRLF, encoded by the coding sequence ATGAACCATGTCTGGGGACTCTTTTCCCATCCCGATCGTGAAATGCAGGTTATCAAAAGCGAAGACGAGACCGTTTCGCATCACTACACCCACCATGTTCTTGTCATGGCGGCCATTCCGGTTATCTGTGCATTTATCGGTACTACGCAAATCGGCTGGAACTTTGGTGAAAACAACGTTGTGATGTTGTCCTGGTTCACCGGTTTGTCTCTGGCGGTTTTATTCTATGCCTTGATGCTGGCGGGGGTGGCCGTAATGGGCCGCGTCATCTGGTGGATGGCACGAAATTACCCGCAGCGGCCATCACTGACGCGCTGTATGGTGTTTGCCGGTTACGTGGCAACGCCGCTGTTTTTAAGCGGTATTGTGGCGCTTTACCCACTGGTGTGGCTGTGCGCGTTGATCGGTACAGTGGCGCTGTTTTATACCGGGTATCTGCTCTATGTCGGCATTCCAACCTTCCTGAATATCAACAAGGAAGAGGGGCTGAGCTTCTCCAGCTCGACGCTGGCGATTGGTGTACTGGTGCTGGAAGTTCTGCTGGCGCTGACGGTAATCCTGTGGGGTTACGGTTATCGATTGTTCTAA
- a CDS encoding GNAT family N-acetyltransferase translates to MSAVDIISGPAVVVRDASPDDVHAISSLYAWHVLNGRASFEEVPPAIEEMRSRMNKIANDGLPWLVALYHGIVVGYCYAGFYRPRPAYRYTLEESIYVDASMTGRGIGSALLSALIARCEEGPWRQMIAVIGDGNNNAGSLRVHKKHGFEVVGQLRSVGYKQGDWRDTLIMQRPLNDGDWTLPE, encoded by the coding sequence ATGTCAGCTGTCGATATCATTTCGGGTCCTGCGGTGGTCGTGCGCGACGCCAGCCCTGACGATGTTCACGCCATTTCATCCCTTTACGCCTGGCACGTGCTCAATGGCCGTGCCTCCTTCGAAGAAGTGCCGCCCGCCATTGAAGAAATGCGCAGCCGCATGAACAAAATCGCCAACGACGGTTTGCCGTGGCTGGTCGCCCTTTATCACGGCATTGTTGTCGGTTACTGCTACGCCGGTTTTTATCGCCCGCGCCCGGCTTACCGTTACACGCTGGAAGAGTCGATTTATGTCGATGCGAGCATGACTGGCCGCGGGATTGGTTCGGCATTACTGAGTGCCTTAATCGCCCGCTGTGAAGAGGGGCCGTGGCGGCAGATGATCGCGGTGATTGGCGATGGGAATAACAACGCTGGTTCGCTGCGCGTACATAAAAAGCATGGTTTCGAGGTTGTCGGGCAACTGCGAAGCGTGGGGTATAAGCAAGGCGACTGGCGGGATACGTTGATTATGCAGCGTCCACTCAATGATGGTGACTGGACGCTGCCGGAATAA
- the dld gene encoding D-lactate dehydrogenase: MTQPNNPFINELKRVVGASHLLTDPAKTARYRKGFRSGQGDALAVVFPGTLVELWRVLQACVTADKIILMQAANTGLTEGSTPNGNDYDRDIVIISTLRLDKLHLLDNGEQVLAYPGTTLYSLEKALKPLGREPHSVIGSSCIGASVIGGICNNSGGSLVQRGPAYTEMSLFARIDEQGRLQLVNHLGIQLGETPEQILSKLDDDRIQAGDVLHDQRHGHDHDYVTRVRDVQADTPARYNADPERLFESSGCAGKLAVFAVRLDTFPAEARQQVFYIGTNETAALTEIRRHILAKFTHLPIAGEYMHRDIYDIAERYGKDTFLMIDKLGTDKMPFFFTMKGRTDALLDKAAVFKPHFVDRSLQKISGLFPSHLPPRMKEWRDKYEHHLLLKMSGDGIAEAQKWLEEFFTSAEGDFFVCTPQEGSKAFLHRFAAAGAAIRYQAVHADEVEDILALDIALRRNDIDWFEHLPPEIDSQLVHKLYYGHFMCHVFHQDYIVKKGVDVHALKEQMLELLRQRGAQYPAEHNVGHLYEAAEPLKRFYRENDPTNSMNPGIGKTSKRKFWQDAAQTEHHDQTTVK, encoded by the coding sequence ATGACACAGCCAAATAACCCTTTCATTAATGAACTCAAACGCGTAGTTGGCGCTTCTCATCTACTTACCGACCCGGCAAAAACCGCCCGTTACCGCAAAGGTTTTCGCTCCGGCCAGGGTGACGCGCTGGCGGTCGTTTTCCCTGGTACGTTGGTGGAGTTGTGGCGCGTGCTGCAAGCCTGCGTCACTGCCGACAAAATCATTCTGATGCAAGCGGCGAACACCGGCCTGACCGAAGGCTCGACGCCCAACGGCAATGATTACGACCGCGACATTGTGATTATCAGCACCCTGCGCCTCGACAAACTGCACCTGCTGGATAACGGCGAGCAGGTGCTGGCCTACCCCGGCACCACGCTCTATTCGCTGGAAAAAGCGTTGAAACCGCTGGGACGTGAACCCCATTCGGTGATCGGTTCCTCCTGTATTGGCGCCTCGGTGATTGGCGGGATTTGCAATAACTCCGGTGGCTCGCTGGTGCAGCGCGGCCCGGCCTATACCGAAATGTCGCTGTTTGCGCGTATCGACGAACAAGGCCGATTGCAGTTGGTGAATCACCTGGGCATTCAGTTGGGCGAAACGCCGGAACAGATCCTCAGCAAGCTCGATGACGATCGCATTCAGGCGGGCGATGTGCTGCACGACCAGCGTCACGGCCACGATCATGATTACGTAACCCGCGTGCGCGATGTGCAAGCCGATACGCCCGCGCGTTACAACGCTGACCCTGAGCGGTTGTTTGAGTCCTCCGGCTGCGCGGGCAAACTGGCGGTCTTCGCCGTGCGCCTCGACACCTTCCCGGCGGAAGCGCGCCAGCAAGTGTTCTATATCGGCACCAATGAAACCGCCGCCTTAACCGAGATCCGCCGCCATATTCTGGCGAAATTTACCCATCTGCCGATCGCCGGAGAGTATATGCACCGCGATATTTACGATATCGCCGAGCGTTACGGCAAAGACACATTCCTGATGATCGATAAACTCGGCACCGACAAAATGCCGTTTTTCTTCACCATGAAAGGGCGCACCGACGCGCTGCTCGACAAAGCGGCGGTGTTCAAACCGCATTTTGTTGACCGCTCACTGCAAAAAATCAGCGGCCTGTTCCCGTCGCACCTGCCGCCGCGCATGAAAGAGTGGCGCGATAAATATGAACACCATCTGCTGTTGAAAATGTCCGGTGACGGCATTGCCGAAGCGCAAAAGTGGCTGGAAGAATTCTTCACCAGCGCCGAAGGGGATTTCTTTGTCTGTACGCCGCAAGAGGGCAGCAAAGCGTTTCTGCATCGGTTTGCCGCCGCCGGTGCGGCGATCCGCTACCAGGCAGTACACGCCGATGAAGTGGAAGATATTCTGGCGCTCGATATCGCCCTGCGCCGCAATGACATTGACTGGTTTGAGCATCTGCCGCCGGAAATCGACAGCCAACTGGTGCATAAACTCTATTACGGCCACTTTATGTGCCACGTTTTCCACCAGGATTACATCGTCAAAAAAGGCGTCGATGTGCATGCCCTGAAAGAACAAATGTTGGAATTGTTACGCCAGCGCGGAGCGCAATATCCTGCCGAGCACAACGTCGGGCATCTGTATGAAGCCGCCGAACCGCTTAAACGTTTTTATCGGGAAAATGATCCGACCAACAGCATGAACCCCGGCATTGGCAAGACGAGCAAGCGGAAATTCTGGCAAGACGCTGCGCAAACAGAGCATCACGATCAAACGACGGTTAAATAG
- a CDS encoding ABC transporter permease, with protein sequence MGVSIRCHNRVLLLLVVLGGLAAWLPFINYAPNRLVSGESRALWQLFSVLWLLAPGLLLVICFIPGRGAQVATLLLAEALFCLLVWSAGRAATDLAQTGSALARTSPGSGLWLWLALTLLACSDAIRRFASHPVWRWLLHVQIWCLPLFLLLSGELDNLSLLHEYTNRQDVFNDALAQHLTLLFGTLFPALVIGFAVGLWCYRHPARQGPVFAVLNVIQTIPSVALFGLLIAPLAGLVLQFPWLAHLGIAGTGMTPALIALILYALLPLVRGVVAGLNQVPQDVLESAEAMGMSARQRFWQVRVPLALPLLLRSLRVVAVQTVGMAVIAALIGAGGFGALVFQGLLSSALDLVLLGVIPVIGMAVIIDALFGLSLALLKVKQP encoded by the coding sequence ATGGGTGTGTCGATACGCTGCCATAACCGCGTGCTGTTATTGCTGGTTGTGCTGGGAGGGTTGGCAGCGTGGCTGCCGTTTATCAACTACGCGCCAAACCGACTGGTTTCCGGTGAAAGCCGTGCGCTGTGGCAGCTTTTTTCTGTGCTGTGGTTGCTTGCGCCGGGCCTGTTGCTGGTCATCTGCTTTATTCCCGGACGCGGCGCGCAGGTGGCGACATTGCTGCTGGCCGAAGCGCTGTTCTGCCTGCTGGTCTGGAGCGCGGGCAGGGCGGCGACGGATCTTGCGCAAACCGGCAGCGCGTTGGCGCGTACCTCGCCGGGCAGCGGCTTATGGCTCTGGCTGGCGTTAACGCTGCTGGCCTGTAGCGACGCCATTCGGCGTTTTGCCAGCCACCCGGTCTGGCGCTGGCTGCTGCATGTGCAAATCTGGTGCCTGCCGCTCTTTTTGCTGCTCAGCGGCGAGCTGGATAATCTCTCGCTGCTGCACGAATACACCAATCGGCAGGACGTGTTTAATGACGCGCTGGCGCAGCATTTGACGCTGCTGTTCGGCACGTTATTCCCGGCGCTGGTGATCGGCTTTGCCGTCGGGTTGTGGTGCTACCGCCATCCGGCACGGCAGGGGCCGGTGTTCGCGGTGCTGAATGTTATCCAGACCATTCCTTCCGTGGCGCTGTTCGGCTTGTTGATTGCGCCGCTTGCCGGGCTGGTGCTGCAATTCCCGTGGCTCGCGCATCTTGGCATTGCCGGAACCGGCATGACGCCAGCGCTGATCGCCTTAATTCTTTACGCGCTGCTCCCGCTGGTGCGCGGCGTGGTCGCCGGGCTTAATCAAGTGCCGCAAGATGTGCTGGAAAGCGCCGAAGCGATGGGCATGAGCGCGCGTCAGCGTTTCTGGCAGGTGCGTGTGCCGCTGGCGTTGCCGCTGTTGCTGCGTAGCCTGCGGGTGGTGGCGGTGCAAACGGTCGGTATGGCCGTGATAGCCGCGCTGATTGGCGCGGGTGGTTTTGGCGCGCTGGTTTTCCAGGGGCTGCTCAGCAGCGCGTTGGATCTGGTGCTGCTCGGCGTTATCCCGGTGATCGGCATGGCTGTCATCATTGATGCCTTATTTGGCTTAAGCCTGGCGCTGTTGAAGGTAAAACAACCATGA